TGGTACTTTCACTGGCGTTGGTTTTACTCTCTCAACACCGAAGCTCTTTGGTTTTCAATTCCGCTTGCACTGGCAGAAACTCTTGCTTTCTTAAGCACAACCCTTTTCATCATCAACCTTTGGGCTTACCGAGATGAAACGCCGAAAGCCCCTCCGTCAACAGTTAATGATATTCTTTTGGAAAAGGATAAACAACCTGTCGACAGGCCTATCATCGTAGATCTTTTTCTACCAACTTATACAGAAGACCCCGAACTGGTCCGCTACAGCATACGTGATTCCAAGGCCATCACCTATCCGTACCCAGCTGATATCCGTATTCATATTCTAGACGATGGCAAAAGAGATGAAATGCGACAAGTCGCTGAGGAGGAAGGGCTTAACTACATCACCCGCGATGATAACCGAGGGTTCAAAGCCGGCAATTTACGCAACGCCATGGAACAGACTTCCGGGGATATCATTGTCATTCTTGACGCTGATACCCGCCCTTTCCCTCAATTTCTGGAGCGAACTCTAGGGTACTTTAAAGACCCTGACGTTGCGTGGGTCCAAACACCGCAATGGTTTTATGATATTCCGGCTGGAACTACTCTGGAAAAATGGCTGGGTAAAAAGATAGGACGCCTCGGTTCCTTCTTTGGAAGAATGATTGAGAAAGTTGTCGGCCCTATAAACATAGGTCGCGACATTTTCGGAAGTGACCCCCGTATGTTTTATGACTGTATCCTCCGAAAACGCATGAACTTTAATGCATCCTTCTGCTGCGGAGCTGGTTCCTTACATAGACGCGAAGCTGTACAGAGGGCTGCGCTCATCCGTTATGCTGAGGAAATAGAACGTCACGCAGACCACGCCACTAGGGACACTGCTGATCCAGAACTCGCCGAAGCCATGCGTTTTGGCGCCATCAGAGGGTTCATGAGCGAGACAGAAGTTACTCCTTATAAATATCACGTGTCTGAGGATATTTATACATCAATGCTTCTTCATGCTGACCGGTCCAGAAGATGGAAATCCATTCATCACGCGGAAGTACTTTCAAAAATGCTAGCACCTCAAGATATTGAATCATATCTTACTCAAAATTTTAAATACTCCAGTGGAACTTTAGACCTGCTGCGTAGAGACAATCCAGTATCTCTCCCCGGGCTATCTAAAGGTCAAAGGCTGATGTATTTTTCATCAACCTTTTCATATTTTGCGGCATTCTGGATGGTAATATTCTTAATTACTCCACCAATTTTTTATTTCACCAATATTGTGCCGGTAGACGGATTCAATCTGGATTTTTTCATCCATATTTTGTCCTTCCAACTTATCAGCCAGATAACATTTATGTTTGGGACATGGGGCGTGAACACCCTAAGAAATGTTCAATATTATATAGCTTTTTTCCCACTAAATATAAGGGCGATATGGACTGTTCTCAAAGGTAGTACTATCAAATTCAAAGTTACGCCAAAGAGAGGTGAAAGCAGAGCGAGACTGGACTTAGTCCGACCGCAAATTTTCATTATTGCTTTAAACTTTGCAGGAATATTCTGGTATATAGGAAGAATCTTCCTCGGATATGAATATGATCTGCTGGGATTCATAATTGCAACATTCTGGTCGCTTCTGAATATGTCCTCACTATTTGTAATTATACGTGCGGCAACCTGGAACTCACGCAGCAATCAACTGAAATAAAGTTATATAAGCATTGGAGACAACTATGAGTTTTAAGGGTGAATTGATGGAAATGCGAAGTCAAATTGCCGTCATATTGGGGCTTATCACAACAGGGATAATCATTTTTCTCCTGACAGATCTCAGCTACTTGCAAACCGAGCGGATTGTTACGGGAACAAATTCTGAGGGGAAAGCAGTTCCGGCAATTACGTTCACTGCAGACATTCCCCTTGCCGCTCACCGTAACTTAACAGCAGATGAGCTTAAAACAGCTAAGACCGCCTGGACGTATTTTGAAAACAACTGGAACCCTGAAACCGGACTAGCCGATTCAGTTTCCGGATTTCATTTCACGACTCTATGGGACACAGCCTCATATCTACTCGGGCTTATTTCAGCACATAAGCTTGAAATCATCAGTGATAACACTTTTCATAGCCGTATGACAAAAGCTTTGGATTCATTAGCTACAATCCCTCTATATAACGGAGAACTGCCAAATAAAGCATACGACACAAAATCTCTTTCCATGACAGATTACCAGAACCAGCCCTCTGAAACAGGTACAGGATGGAGTGCTATAGACATTGGAAGGTTGTTCGTTCCCTTCAACGTGATCATATACGAATACAGCCAATACACGCCTAAGGTGAGAAAAATAATCTCCCGCTGGAATTTTAGCCGCATGTTTATAAAGGGGCAACTTTTCGGTGTCACATACAAAAACGGCATAGAGCAACTTAATCAGGAAGGACGCTTAGGGTACGAAGAATATGTATCCAAGTCATTCGCACTGCTCGGATTCGATATAAGTGAAGCTTACAACTACTTAGACC
Above is a genomic segment from Maridesulfovibrio ferrireducens containing:
- a CDS encoding glycosyltransferase produces the protein MKEFYFSEFEHRTPYKPVPFSGGRQFLYQYLATINIAMGVWYFHWRWFYSLNTEALWFSIPLALAETLAFLSTTLFIINLWAYRDETPKAPPSTVNDILLEKDKQPVDRPIIVDLFLPTYTEDPELVRYSIRDSKAITYPYPADIRIHILDDGKRDEMRQVAEEEGLNYITRDDNRGFKAGNLRNAMEQTSGDIIVILDADTRPFPQFLERTLGYFKDPDVAWVQTPQWFYDIPAGTTLEKWLGKKIGRLGSFFGRMIEKVVGPINIGRDIFGSDPRMFYDCILRKRMNFNASFCCGAGSLHRREAVQRAALIRYAEEIERHADHATRDTADPELAEAMRFGAIRGFMSETEVTPYKYHVSEDIYTSMLLHADRSRRWKSIHHAEVLSKMLAPQDIESYLTQNFKYSSGTLDLLRRDNPVSLPGLSKGQRLMYFSSTFSYFAAFWMVIFLITPPIFYFTNIVPVDGFNLDFFIHILSFQLISQITFMFGTWGVNTLRNVQYYIAFFPLNIRAIWTVLKGSTIKFKVTPKRGESRARLDLVRPQIFIIALNFAGIFWYIGRIFLGYEYDLLGFIIATFWSLLNMSSLFVIIRAATWNSRSNQLK
- a CDS encoding DUF3131 domain-containing protein — encoded protein: MSFKGELMEMRSQIAVILGLITTGIIIFLLTDLSYLQTERIVTGTNSEGKAVPAITFTADIPLAAHRNLTADELKTAKTAWTYFENNWNPETGLADSVSGFHFTTLWDTASYLLGLISAHKLEIISDNTFHSRMTKALDSLATIPLYNGELPNKAYDTKSLSMTDYQNQPSETGTGWSAIDIGRLFVPFNVIIYEYSQYTPKVRKIISRWNFSRMFIKGQLFGVTYKNGIEQLNQEGRLGYEEYVSKSFALLGFDISEAYNYLDHTGFVEIEGVKVPVDIRSSARFGAHTYALSEPYILDGLEFGWDYFSNEFSYRIYLAQEKRWENTGILTAVTETALNEDPYFTYNTVFGEGKPWACLTSEGLESAKWRTVSTKAIFGWNSLYDTAYTKMLLEKTLQLTTDKNGFYAGTYENDGRINSVNTCNTNGVILEALCYRKFGPFLRIQGKGNKK